The proteins below come from a single Neospora caninum Liverpool complete genome, chromosome IX genomic window:
- a CDS encoding gmck2p, related — protein sequence MTCHADCQPPPLRGSGASPSPRSSSEASTAAAPLSSLSSSSIECPQNGGTALGACAPVSVQAFLAYEVSRESHMMARREASEAAKAPAPGSGLLDGFEEEKGEAARASAELAVILPKAKEIAARLAAVPLGVESGRVDALDAEAVEVGSTNRMVRVWNRKDPKKSCAVKFFGKHTGKYINRNKELRLLSLLGANDVGKEIFATFEEGGGGLIESWLTGASLEPTDLLRESAKIASEMARMHAIDAKPECLLASTPTSPTSRLSEPTRSEADDGAPTQESNSDLWKYLWKFLNLCKEEQESAKRGETAAGSSPDARPENADCPRRTVFARRILLFDLEMIEERLRQLQALAKEVQSPIVLCHGDLLSGNIIKTDEGDVRFIDFDYSGFMERGFDIANHFAEYSVTCSTEEASPFLSAGVECDFSRCPTEAERDAFLRTYVRALRLRERRAQADSPAAENGQDVEAEVAMLRREIKVFFPLSNILWGLWALIQAVHVKPREMNYWRFALDRLTAAIAPPVPHLSF from the exons ATGACTTGCCACGCCGACTGCCAGCCTCCCCCGCTCCGCGGGAGcggggcgtctccgtctccgcgctcgTCTTCAGAGGCCTCGACAGCCGCTGctccgctctcctcgctctcgtcgagCAGCATCGAGTGCCCGCAGAACGGCGGAACTGCGCtgggtgcatgcgccccgGTCTCCGTCCAGGCCTTCCTCGCGTACGAAGTCTCTCGCGAGTCGCACATGATGGCTCGGCGCGAGGCGAGTGAagccgcgaaggcgccggcCCCAGGCAGTGGTCTGCTGGACGGgttcgaagaagagaaaggcgaagcggcgagggcgagcgcgGAACTCGCAGTAATCCTCCCCAAGGCGAAGGAAATCGCcgcccgtctcgccgctgtccCCCTCGGCGTCGAGTCCGGCCGAGTTGACGCGCTCGATGCAGAGGCCGTCGAAGTCGGATCCACCAACCGCATGGTTCGCGTGTGGAACAGAAAAGACCCGAAAAAATCTTGCGCCGTCAAATTCTTCG GGAAGCATACGGGGAAGTACATCAACCGAAATAAGGAACTGCGGCTCCTGAGCCTGCTGGGAGCTAACGACGTGGGCAAGGAGATTTTTGCAACCTTCGAG GAAGGAGGTGGTGGGTTGATTGAAAGCTGGCTTACGGGGGCAAGTTTGGAGCCGACGGACCTGCTCCGAGAGTCTGCGAAGATTGCGAGCGAGATGGCGCGGATGCATGCAATTGACGCAAAGCCCGAGTGTCTCTTGGCTTCCACTCCAACTTCTCCAACCTCGAGGCTTTCCGAGCCGACGCGAAGCGAGGCGGACGACGGCGCACCGACCCAGGAGAGCAACTCCGATCTCTGGAAATATCTGTGGAAATTCCTCAACCT GTGCaaagaagagcaagagagtGCGAAGCGtggcgagacagccgcgggATCCTCTCCCGACGCGCGTCCAGAGAACGCAGACTGCCCAAGGCGAACTGTTTTTGCTCGTCGAATTCTTCTGTTCGACTTGGAGATGATCGAGGAG CGCCTTCGgcagctgcaggcgctcGCGAAGGAGGTCCAGTCTCCCATCGTCTTGTGCCACGGTGATCTCCTTTCAGGAAACATCATCAAAACCGACGAGG GAGACGTGCGTTTCATCGACTTTGACTACTCCGGATTCATGGAGCGTGGCTTCGACATTGCGAACCACTTCGCCGAATATTCAG TGACATGCAGTACCGAGgaagcgtctccgtttctctctgcaggcgtCGAGTGCGACTTCAGCAGGTGCCCTacggaggcggagcgcgaCGCCTTCCTGCGAACTTACGTGCGTGCCTTGCGgctgcgagagcgacgagcaCAGGCGGATTCTCCAGCTGCAGAGAACGGCCAAGACGTGGAGGCAGAAGTCGCGATGCTCCGCCGCGAAATCAAagttttcttccccctcaGCAACATTCTGTGGG GTTTGTGGGCTCTCATCCAGGCTGTCCACGTGAAGCCGAGGGAGATGAATTACTGGAG ATTCGCCCTGGACCGCCTCACTGCGGCAATTGCGCCGCCGGTGCCGCACTTGTCGTTCTGA
- a CDS encoding putative 4-diphosphocytidyl-2-C-methyl-D-erythritol kinase, with protein sequence MLSADHCRAGVHRFPADLLGVDLPSLLVTAEGVRSISAASPFICLPSPAKINLFLKVFPRPPGAAFHPLLSLFHFVSLCDYLAVGLLPPRLQPTAGECGPRLIAKSAREETGTLEDALRGASRAQGERRGETGEATGAQASRSDAETAIRNPFPPSAFPFLSTVAFPHVYESKEGDLLLSSSPLPCSAENNLILKAFSAYRRNLQLAGEDKRAIESGGRAGRLAPRFVAFLHKSIPTEAGLGGASSNAATALLAACALAPPPIGALRLPSRGNRDRFPSDAPQERGSESKAPLEEGQARRLDAAQVAAEAPVAACEQRESEGATSNRDQRLGVNLWAPRCAGDAPAGTRAWDAPGDFAAETLGTNWRCGSAKEAGDGAERGTDGNVPEETRQSESVLMWLARIGAELGSDVPFFLLSRGAAVCTGRGEIVRDCCAAIARQFQCALRIHDQEKEAETGPHVARQTQETATSRDETPGQSPRKEAETAGEREAGAGDEMTLRVYIFKPCEGLGTKAVYDAFRALAEASGLTDSREAQQTPNSLHGAADASPAVDFAAALQGASLAPRSSRSRPPAPLPGASLHPSFLPALFENDLQRPAETLLPSLALLSEQLQRFKGGLGPRMHSPASGRDAALSPAPRDRSESPATRPSDGAHGAVGLDGVFSPLGNSGEDLGVLLLAAGMTGSGSAFVALTAERVARVETERSREPTPWRQFLEAQMARGTRVFQCRLASKTSNLQAGVETEAGDSENRRHGRNKGECGEANGRSVWRGPLPWFSSCLTFEELASPPRRRAKHA encoded by the coding sequence CCGTCGCTTCTCGTGACTGCCGAGGGCGTGCGCTCCATTTCGGCCGCCTCGCCATTCATttgcctgccttctccggcGAAAATCAACTTGTTTCTCAAGGTGTTTCCACGACCCCCCGGCGCAGCCTTTCATCCCctgctctccctcttccacTTTGTCTCGCTATGCGACTACCTCGCCGTCGGCCTGCTGCCTCCGCGGCTTCAGCCAACGGCGGGGGAGTGTGGACCACGCTTGATCGCGAAAAGCgcacgcgaagaaacgggcACTCTCGAGGACGCACTCCGAGGAGCGAGCAGAGCACAGGGCGAGCGACGGGGCGAGACCGGGGAAGCGACCGGCGCTCAGGCGTCTCGCTCAGATGCGGAAACGGCCATCCGGAACCCGTTCCCCCCCTCGgctttccccttcctttcgaccgtcgcctttccccaCGTGTACGAATCGAAAGAAGGCgaccttctcctttcctcatCGCCTCTCCCGTGTTCGGCAGAGAACAACCTGATTCTTAAGGCGTTCAGCGCGTATCGCCGGAACCTGCAACTTGCTGGGGAAGACAAACGAGCGATCGAGTCTGGGGGCCGAGCAGGCCGCCTTGctcctcgcttcgtcgcATTTCTCCACAAAAGCATTCCCACAGAGGctggcctcggcggcgcctcctcgaACGCCGCCACGGCGCtcctggctgcatgcgccctcgcgccgccgcccaTCGGGGctctgcgccttccttcccGCGGAAACAGGGACAGATTTCCCTCAGACGCTCCGCAGGAGCGTGGGTCTGAGTCGAAGGCGCCTCTGGAAGAGGGACAAGCTCGTCGGCTCGACGCTGCTCAGGTAGCGGCGGAGGCCCCGGTGGCGGCCTGCGAGCAGcgggagagcgaaggcgcaaCCTCCAACCGCGACCAGAGGCTTGGGGTGAACCTTTGGGCACCCAGATGCGCTGGAGACGCCCCAGCTGGGACGCGCGCCTGGGACGCGCCTGGGGATttcgcggcagagacgcttGGCACAAACTGGAGGTGCGGGAGTGCGAAAGAAGCGGGTGacggcgcggagagagggacggatGGAAACGtgccggaagagacgcggcagTCGGAGTCGGTGTTGATGTGGTTGGCGCGGATCGGCGCAGAACTGGGCAGCGACGtcccgttctttctcctctcgcgcggcgccgccgtATGTacagggcgaggcgagatTGTGCGCGACTGCTGCGCGGCGATTGCGCGACAGTTCCAATGTGCGCTGCGTATTCACGaccaggagaaagaagcggagacggggcCGCACGTGGCGCGTcagacacaggagacagcgacaagCCGGGACGAGACGCCAGGACAGAGTCCgcggaaggaagcagaaacggcgggagagcgcgaggcgggagCAGGGGACGAGATGACGCTCCGTGTGTATATTTTTAAGCCGTGCGAAGGCCTCGGAACCAAAGCCGTGTATGACGCCTTCAGAGCTTTGGCGGAAGCCTCAGGCCTCACGGACTCGCGCGAGGCCCAACAGACACCTAACTCTCTCCACGGCGCCGCAGACGCCTCGCCGGCTGTGGATTTCGCAGCCGCCTTGCAAGGCGCCTCGCTGGCccctcgttcttcgcgctctcggcCTCCCGCGCCGCTTCCCGGTGCTTCGCTGcatccttctttccttccggCGCTCTTCGAAAATGACTTGCAGAGGCCTGCCGAGACGCTCTTGCCTTCTTTGGCCCTGCTCAGCGAGCAGCTTCAGCGGTTCAAAGGCGGACTGGgtccgcgcatgcactcgccTGCCAGCGGGCGGGATGcagctctttctcccgcACCTCGAGATAGGTCTGAGTCGCCTGCGACTCGCCCGTCCGACGGAGCCCACGGCGCGGTCGGCCTcgacggcgtcttctctcctctcggaaACAGCGGAGAGGACCTCggcgttctccttctcgcggcAGGCATGACGGGGAGCGGCTCGGCGTTCGTCGCCCTCACTGCAGAGCGCGTAGCTCGCgtcgaaacggagagaagtcGAGAGCCGACGCCGTGGAGACAGTTTCTCGAAGCGCAGATGGCCCGAGGCACGCGCGTCTTTCAGTGCCGCCTGGCCTCGAAGACCAGCAACCTCCAGGCGGGGGTGGAAACCGAGGCGGGAGATTCCGAGAACCGTAGGCACGGAAGGAACAAGGGAGAATGCGGAGAAGCAAACGGGCGGTCGGTGTGGCGAGGACCTCTACCCTGGTTTAGCAGCTGCCTGACTTTCGAGGAATTGGCGAGTCCCCCCCGGAGGCGCGCAAAGCACGCGTGA